From a region of the Castanea sativa cultivar Marrone di Chiusa Pesio chromosome 10, ASM4071231v1 genome:
- the LOC142613001 gene encoding putative indole-3-pyruvate monooxygenase YUCCA10, which translates to MQEQVAIIVGSGPSGLATAACLSQQSIPYIILEREDCIASIWKKYSYDRLHLHLAKQFCELPHMSFPASYPTFVPRKMFIQYLDDYVSHFNISPMFQRTVKSAEYNEVSKRWVVKARNASSGEVEKYSAKFLVVATGETTNPYTPEVEGLNTFPGEVLHSTRYKSGKEFKNKNVLVVGSGNSGVEIALDLANHGAKTSIIFRSPAHFLSREMVYLGLTMLKYFPVSLVDLLMVMLSKLVYGDLTKYGIGRPTEGPFYMKVKYGKYPLFDVGTYKKIKSGEIQVLPAEIIKVQGNDILFKNDKLRAFDTIVFCTGFKRSTNLWLKGGEYLLNEDGLPKPTYPNHWKGKNGLYCVGLSRRGIYGASADAQNIANDIKSIV; encoded by the exons ATGCAGGAACAAGTAGCAATAATAGTTGGATCAGGCCCCTCTGGGCTTGCCACAGCTGCTTGCCTAAGCCAGCAATCAATCCCATACATAATTCTTGAGAGAGAAGACTGTATTGCCTCTATATGGAAGAAATATTCCTATGATCGTCTTCACCTCCACCTTGCAAAGCAATTTTGTGAACTGCCTCACATGTCATTCCCTGCCTCTTATCCCACCTTTGTGCCCAGAAAGATGTTCATACAGTACTTAGATGACTATGTCTCCCATTTCAACATCAGTCCTATGTTCCAAAGGACTGTGAAGTCTGCTGAGTACAATGAAGTGTCCAAGAGATGGGTTGTTAAGGCTAGGAATGCAAGTTCAGGTGAGGTTGAGAAATATAGTGCAAAGTTTTTAGTGGTGGCCACTGGGGAAACAACCAACCCTTATACCCCAGAGGTTGAAGGATTAAACACTTTCCCTGGTGAGGTTCTTCATTCTACTCGGTATAAGTCAGGGAAGGAGTTCAAAAACAAGAATGTTTTGGTTGTTGGGTCTGGGAATTCTGGAGTGGAAATTGCTCTAGACCTTGCAAATCATGGTGCCAAAACTTCCATTATTTTTCGAAGCCCG GCTCATTTTCTCTCAAGGGAGATGGTGTACTTGGGCTTAACCATGTTGAAGTATTTTCCTGTTAGCTTGGTGGATCTCTTGATGGTCATGCTTAGCAAACTGGTTTATGGGGACCTGACCAAGTATGGGATAGGAAGGCCTACAGAGGGTCCTTTTTATATGAAGGTTAAGTACGGCAAGTATCCGCTTTTTGATGTTGGTACATATAAAAAGATCAAGTCTGGAGAAATTCAG GTTTTGCCGGCAGAAATAATTAAAGTTCAAGGCAATGACATACTATTCAAGAATGATAAGTTACGTGCATTTGACACCATTGTTTTTTGTACTGGATTTAAGAGGTCAACAAACTTGTGGCTTAAG GGGGGTGAGTATCTTTTGAATGAGGATGGACTTCCAAAACCTACTTATCCTAACCATTGGAAGGGAAAGAATGGCTTATACTGTGTTGGACTATCTAGAAGAGGGATATATGGAGCTAGCGCTGATGCCCAAAACATAGCCAATGATATCAAGTCCATTGTGTAA